Below is a window of Dietzia timorensis DNA.
GTCCTCGGCATCTAGCGCCTCGTCGACGGGAACGGGATCGGCCTCGCTCGCTTCGACGAGACGGTCGTTGCGCGCATTGAGGCTGTCGTTCTTGCCGAGCTGCCACGGCGCCAACAGCATGAAACACGCCACGGCGAAAGCGATCACGGCGATGATGCCGAGCAACCAGCCGGGAGTGAGGACACGCTTGAGGTTCACACCTCTACGGTAACCCGTGCCCGCCGCGCCGAAGAAGTCGCGGCGAGCTCTGGTGCGGCCGGCGCCGCCGCGTCGACCAGGGCGACGTCAGGCAACCGTCAGACCTCTTGGCGAATGGCGTCTACCAGCCCCGGAAGAGCAGCCGATATCTGACGGCGGACGGTGGCGAAATCGCGTGGCGAACCGTAGTAGGGATCTGCGACATCCACACCATGGGCGTCCGGATCGAATTCGCGTAGCAGCCGAATTCGCTCCGGGTCGGCGCCGGAATGGCGCAGCGAGCGCGCATGGCCGGAGTCGAGCGCCACGAGCAGGTCCGCGCCGAGCAGACGCTCGGAGACCTGCTGGGCGGCGTGCGTCGAATCCAGGCCGAGGCCTTCGAGTTCGGCGGCGGCACGAGGGTCCATGCCTTCTCCGGTGTGCCAGCCGCCGGTGCCGGCGCTTTCGACCGACACATTCGCGCCGAGTCCGGCATCGTTGATGGCGGCTCGGGCCATCACCTCCGCCATCGGTGAGCGGCAGATATTCCCTGTGCACACGAACACCACGCGATACGGATCGGACATACCTTCGGCACCTTCCATTTCGGCACGATTCGAGGTCATCGAATCACAGCTTACCGACGTCCCCTGCCTCCGCGGCGAGGCACAGTAGGCTGGAAAATCGTGGCAGATATCTCGCCCGCTCCGTCGGCCCCCGAATTTCACGGCGACCGGGAACTGTTCCCCGGTTGCCTGGATTTCGCCGTCAATGTGCGCGCGGCGCGTCCGCCGTCATTGATGCGCGAAGCGCTGCTCGGGGCGGTAGAGGACATCGCCGCCTATCCGAGCGCGGACGAGGCCGAGCGGGTGCGGGCACAGATCGCGCGGCGCCACGGCGTCACCGATGAGGAGGTCCTCCTGCTCGCCGGCGGCGCCGAAGGGTTCGCGCTGCTGCCCGCGCTCGGAATGGCGTCGCTGACCTGCGTGATGCCGAGTTTCACCGAGCCGCTGCATCAGGGGCGCAAGGCCGGACTCCCGGTGCATTCGATCACCCTCGATTCGCCGTTCGACCTTTCGCCGTCGGCCGCGCTGGAACCGGGCACCGCGCTCGTTCTCGGCAACCCGTGCAACCCCACCTCGCGCCTGTATTCACCCGCGGAGATTCTCGACTTCGGCGCGGGCGCGGAGGCGCTCGTCGTCGACGAGGCCTTCATGGACATGACCGCCGCCGGGGAGCCTTATTCGCTCGCCGGCGCGCGCGTTCCCGGGGTGGTCGTGCTGCGCTCGCT
It encodes the following:
- a CDS encoding low molecular weight protein-tyrosine-phosphatase, with translation MTSNRAEMEGAEGMSDPYRVVFVCTGNICRSPMAEVMARAAINDAGLGANVSVESAGTGGWHTGEGMDPRAAAELEGLGLDSTHAAQQVSERLLGADLLVALDSGHARSLRHSGADPERIRLLREFDPDAHGVDVADPYYGSPRDFATVRRQISAALPGLVDAIRQEV
- a CDS encoding aminotransferase class I/II-fold pyridoxal phosphate-dependent enzyme, which encodes MADISPAPSAPEFHGDRELFPGCLDFAVNVRAARPPSLMREALLGAVEDIAAYPSADEAERVRAQIARRHGVTDEEVLLLAGGAEGFALLPALGMASLTCVMPSFTEPLHQGRKAGLPVHSITLDSPFDLSPSAALEPGTALVLGNPCNPTSRLYSPAEILDFGAGAEALVVDEAFMDMTAAGEPYSLAGARVPGVVVLRSLTKTWSLAGLRVGYAVGDPRLLERLAARQGHWHLGTPQLRALGVATSEAGEDWVAAERARMHAERDEMARELAAAGIGIVADPQAPFFLVTAPHGVRTADFHSALISHGIAVRRCESFPGLAQRETPGGAVGPGYFRLAVRPPEQVERLIAAWRGAEGDVSQAR